AAGGAACCCCTGTAATATACCATTCCAGATCAGAAATATACAATGCAATGAGCAAAATATCCAAAGAAAACTTTCTTCATATTCAACACGCAACGGATAATAAATACCTAAAAGCTCTAATAAGTGTACCGATAACGATGGGGAAAAAACGAATCGGGGTGATGACGGTACACCAATTCCATCAAGAGGGAAAACTCACGGATCACGACGTAAGTTTACTTCAAGGCTTTGCTGCTCAAGCGGCAATCGCCATCCATAACGCTCAATTGTATACGGAACTAAAAATGCGGTTAGAAGACGTTACCGAATTAACAAATCAATTAATGGAGAAGAATCAATTCCTGTTAAAGAGAAATGAAGTACACCAAACCCTGACACAGCTTTCTTTACAAAATAAAGGCCAAGATGTAATCATTTCGGAATTGGCAAGAATGATGGATCGAGATGTTTTCTTCTATGATTACTTGGAAGCAGAATATTATCCTAAAACAAAAACCACTTATCCGTATTTTGTCATTGCTGAAATTTCTAAGATTCTTAAAAAAAATCGTGAACCTTTCTACTTTGACGGAAGTGAATCGAAAACAGCAAATTATTATATCTATCCCATTTTATCTGGCACTGTTTTTTTAGGTTGTTTCATAGTCGATTTGCAACGAAAGCTTTCGCAGTTGGATCAAATCTCAATCGAACAGGGCGGATCAATTCTTGCTTTGGAATTGGTCAAGAAACGGACACAAGCGGAGGTCTACTATAAAAAATCACATGAAATTTTTAAAGAATTACTGCAAAATAAAGATCCAAAATTCTTATTGACAAAAGGAAAAGAACTTAGACTGAATCTATCTTCCTTTTTATTAGTTGTGTTGTTTGAAATTGTTTATTACCAGGATTTGCAAAATTTAGAAGCTACGGTCCATAGACTGGTCTCCGGAATCAAAAGAAAAATATCCGCCAGTGCCGCACTCGTTTTTGGATTTCATAATAAAGTAACCATGCTCTGTTCATTTGCAGACTCAACACGAATTGAAGAATTTATTAACCTTTTAAAATCGATTTTGAAGGAATGGGAAAATAACGATGATCCTGCTTTATGTGTTGGAGTAAGTACTTCATATATTGGAATTGAAAATATTTCAATATGTTATGATGAGGCAAATAAGGCACTTTCCTATTTAACAGACCGAAATAAAATTGGCATTATGAGATATGATGAGATTGGGATTAATCGCCTATTTTTAAACCAGCCGCCTCAAGAAATCCAGAATTTCTTGGATGAAATTTTTTATCCGTTGCGAACCGAGAAAGCGAAATCGAACGATCTGGAAAATACGCTTTTCACTTATATTAAATTAAACCGATCCACTATCCAAACAGCTGAAAAACTTCATATTCACACCAACACACTTTATCACAGAATCAAAAAAATTGAAGAGTTATTGAATATTAATATGAATGATTTGGAGGATCTTTTAAAAATCCTATTGGCATGTCATTTGCAGGAAAGCTTTAAAAAATAAAGACCTCTTCCCTAAAGAGAAAAAGAATTCAGACCGACCAACATCTTATTGCGCATTACCGCGTAGCTTCATAAGGTGTAAAGCCCCATGGCCATAGTAGACACGATCTGAAGAAAATGTATAATACAATCCATTCCGATCTGAGGTGTAAACGATGAAACGACATCGATTGATTTCAAAAAACAATTGACAATATGAAATGGATCAATTATCTTATAATTACGAAATATCTAAATATGTACATGCGGTTGAATATTGCGGGAGAGACTGAACGATACGTTTGGCACCGAAGGAGCAAATTCTAAAAATCCTTAGGATGTAACTCTCAGGTAAAAGGACCGCAATTGGACGCACCTCTGGAGAGAGCGATGAGCCACCAAAGGGGAATCTCTTTAAGAAGAGCGAATGAAAAGAATAATATTCTTTTCAAATGCTTAACAAAGGAGTTTAATCTCTCAGGTAAAAAGGACAGAGGAAGGGTAGAATTCGAGTCAATTTCTATCTTTCCTCTGTCCTTTTTGTGTTTGAAAAGGAAGCGGAATGGAGATAGATTTTTAGGAAACTTGGGAATTTTTTATAAGATGAACTGCATATCATAGCGGATGAGTATTGTGTGAGAGACCGGATGATCAATCGGCACCGAAGGAGCAAATCCTAAAAAATCCTTAGGATGTAACTCTCAGGTAAAAGGATCACAATAGGACGCACCTCTGGAGAGAGCATGATGCCACCAAAGGGGTAAAATCCAGCAAGACATTCATCGAGAAGGAATCTGGAATGCCAAGATGAATGCTCGCAGGATCAGACTCTCAGGTAAAAGGACAGAGGAAAGATAGGTAAAATTACTTTACTATCTTTCCTCTGTCCTTTTTGTTTGGGGGAAGGTAGAACTCAGGGAGGTTTTATATCGATGAGCCTAATGATCAATGATCAAGAGATCTATGCAGCGATCGAACAGGAGCGGCAACGACAGAATAGTACTCTGGAATTGATTGCCTCAGAAAACTTTGTCAGCGAAGATGTAATGGCCGCAATGGGTACGGTTTTAACCAATAAATATGCAGAAGGATACCCTGGAAAGCGGTACTATGGCGGATGTGAATATGTTGACATAGCCGAAAAGTTGGCGATCGATCGGTTGAAAAAGCTGTTTGGCTCAGCCTACGCCAATGTGCAACCGCATTCAGGCGCACAGGCCAATATGGCTGTGCTATTCGCCTTGCTTCGCCCAGGAGATACGATCATGGGAATGAACTTATCCCATGGCGGACATTTAACGCACGGAAGTCCTGTCAGCATGTCGGGAAAATGGTTTGATGTAGTGGCCTATGGCGTAAAAGAAGATACACATCTGATTGATTATGATGGAGTTGAACAGCTGGCCCAGAAGCATCGCCCGAAATTGATCATTGCCGGAACAAGCGCCTATCCACGTTTTATCGACTTTGCGCGATTCAGGGATATTGCGGATAAAATCGACGCCTATCTGATGGTGGACATGGCTCACATTGCAGGTCTGGTGGCGGCAGGCTTGCATCCTTCCCCGGTTCCTCATGCACATGTGGTAACGAGCACAACGCATAAGACGCTGCGTGGACCACGCGGAGGCATCATCCTTACAAACGATGAAGAATTCAATAAGGCAATCAATAAAGCTGTCTTTCCGGGCATTCAAGGTGGCCCGCTGATGCATGTGATTGCCGCGAAGGCAGTCTCTTTCAAGGAAGCTCTGCAACCAAGTTTTCAGGAATATGCACAGCAAGTCGTAAAAAATGCTGCTGTTTTGGCGGAAACATTAAAAGGGGAGGGAGCCGCGCTGGTATCGGGAGGTACGGATAATCACCTGCTATTGGTTGATGTTCGACCTTGGGGACTGACCGGCAAGGACGCCGAGCGGTTGCTGGAGGAAGCCGGAATTACAGTGAATAAGAATACGATACCATTTGATCCTGCCAGCCCGTTTGTGACCAGTGGAATTCGTATCGGAACCGCCGCTATCACCACCCGTGGCATGAAGGAACAGGAAATCGTGAACATCGGCCGATATATTGCTTCCGTATTGGAAAGTGGCGGGGAACATACGGTTGTCCAGCAGGTAAGGAATAGCATATCGCAAGTATGTCAGAGTTTCCCTCTCTACGAAAAAGCGGCAATCAAGTAAGGAGGCAAGAACGATGATCTATAACAGCTGTTTTGATATTATTGGCCCGATCATGGTTGGTCCATCCAGTTCTCATACGGCTGGTGTTGTTGCCATTGGCAAGTTTGTACATGATTTTCTGGGGGGAGTGCCGGAACGTGTTTTCATAGTACTGTACGACTCCTTTGCCGAAACGTACAAAGGACATGGTACAGATAAGGCTATCGTAGGTGGTCTGATTGGAATGGACACGAATGATCTGCGGATCAGGCAGGCTATGGAAACGGCTTTTTTGAGGAATATGAGAGTGGAATTTGCCTTTGAAGAAACATGTCCCTTCTTTGATCATCCGAATACGGTACTGATCCGGGCAAAACGAGGAAACGATGAGGTGTTGATCGGCGGGGTTTCTCTTGGCGGGGGCATATCGAAAATCTGTTACATGAATGGACTTCCTGTCAATGTGATGTTAAATGCATCGTATGATTTGGAACAGTTAAAACAATTTGCGCTGGAAGCATCCGTTTGCGGGGCAGTGGTAAGGAGTCGGGGATATGGACTTCAAAACCATGCAGGAATTGCTTGATTGCTGCGAACAACAACAACTGAGTATCGCTGAAGTCATGCTGCAAAGGGAATCCCAAATATCGGGCCGATCCAGGCAGGAAATCATTGACATGATGAAGGACCGCCTGATCACGATGAAGGAAGCGGTGGACGCAGGAGTGAGTGATGCAAGCAAGACGTCTAGCGGGATATCCGGCGGTGATGCGGTATTGATGGGTCGCTATCGGGAAAATGGAGACTCTTTGAGTGGAGAGCTCATTTCTGACGCGATGCGTTTCGCCTTTGCCACTTCGGAAACAAATGCCCGAATGGGGGTCATTGTGGCAACTCCGACAGCCGGTTCCGCAGGTATACTTCCCGGTTGTCTTTTCTCGCTGCATGAAAATGCGGGATTGACATTTGAACAGCTGGTAATGGGTCTATTCACCGCTAGTGCCATTGGCTATGTGATCGCCAATCAGTCCTTCATTTCAGGGGCAGCCGGCGGATGCCAAGCGGAGGTTGGATCCGCAACGGCGATGGCAGCAGCGGCCATTGTGGAACTGAAAGGTGGAAGTCCACGACAGGCGGTTGAAGCGACGGCTATTTCCTTAAAATCAATGCTCGGATTGGTATGCGATCCAGTGGCTGGCCTGGTCGAAGTGCCGTGCATTAAACGCAATGTGATCGGTGCGGCCATTGCGTTTTCAGCGGCGGATCTAGGTCTCGCCGGGATTTGCAGCAGGATTCCTTGTGATGAGGTAATCGGCGCTATGTATGAGATCGGCAAGAATATGCCCCGTACATTGCGGGAAACAGCTCTGGGGGGACTGGCCACTACACCCACCGGGCAGCAGATGAAAAGCCGGGTGCTGAACGCTCGGCAGGAGTATCCCCCGTGTCATGTGGGAACAGGCTCTGGGCTGATTCACTATCCATCCGACGGTGCAGCAGATTAAAAACAGCGGACGATGAACGAGATATTGGAGGGAGACGGACAAATGCAAACGCAAACTTTAAAGAGGACACCGCTGTTCCCGCTCTATGAGAAGTACGGTGGGAAAACTATCGACTTCGGCGGATGGGATTTACCAGTACAATTTTCTAGTATTCTGGATGAGCACCAAGCTGTGCGCACAAAGGCCGGACTGTTTGATGTATCCCATATGGGTGAAGTAGTGATAAAGGGATGGGGGAGCAGATATTGGAAGCCGGTCGGGGACAAGGAGTTGTTCCATGCGGCTTGGGTGCCCGGGATACGTTGCGGTTTGAAGCAGGTCTTCCATTATACGGGCAAGAATTGAGCAAGGATATCAGTCCCTTGGAAGCGGGAATTGGCTTTGCGGTTAAAGTGGAAAAGGAAGCCGATTTTATCGGCAAGGAGGCTTTGAGGAAACAGAAGCAGCAGGGAATTCCACGGAAACTTGTCGGCATTGAAATGATTGGCAGAGGAATCCCTCGCAGCGGGTATCCGGTATTTGCCGAAGGATCTTCTGAACCGATCGGATATATCACTTCCGGAACCCAATCGCCGACCCTCAAGAAAAATTTGGGTTTGGCACTATTGGATGTCGCATATTCTAAGCTGGCAACACCGTTGGAAGTAGAAATCCGCGGCAAGAGAATTGCGGCATGTACGGTGAAATCGCCTTTTTATAAAAGAATGAAATAGCCAACTGAAAAACAGGATAAGGAGAAGTGTAAAATGAGTCAAGTTGCTGCAGAATTGCTATACAGCAAGGAACACGAGTGGGTACAGGTTTTGAGTGAAACAAAGGTAAAAGTGGGCATTTCCGATTTTGCCCAAAGCGAGCTGGGAGATATCGTTTTTGTGGATTTGCCTGAACCAGGTGCTGATGTTGTTGCCAATCAAAGCATGGGCACGATCGAATCTGTAAAGGCGGTTTCTAATATATTCTCACCTGTGAGCGGGAAAATCATAGAAATGAATCCGGTACTCGCAGACTCTCCAGAGACCATTAACAGTGATCCCTATAGCGAAGGATGGTTGGCGGTCATTCAACTAAGCCACCCGGATGAATTGAAGGAATTGATGTCGTCAGATCAATATGCGGGCTTTGTTAAGGAGGAATAAGGATGAAATATCGCTATTTGCCCATGACTGCGGAGGATCGGACAGAAATGCTGTCCTTCCTCGGAATAACCGACGTGGAAGATTTGTTTTCTGATATCCCGAAGCAAGTCCGTTTTAAAGGAATGTTAAACATTCCGGACGCACTGTCAGAACCGGAAGTGGTGAAGCATTTCAGCCATTTGGCCGGAAAGAATGTGAACAGCAGCGAATATGCGTATTTCCTTGGCGCGGGAATCTATAACCACTATATTCCCAGTACAGTCAATCATGTGATTTCGCGCTCCGAGTTTTACACCGCCTATACTCCCTATCAACCGGAGATCAGCCAGGGGGAATTGCAGGCGATATTCGAATTCCAGACGATGATATGTGAATTGACGGGGATGGATGTAGCGAATTCTTCCATGTATGATGGACCGACCGCTTTGGCCGAGGCAGCGAACCTGGCTGTTGGCGGCGCACAGCCGTTCGGTATTCCAATGCAGCTAGGCGGTCCTTCTTGTGGATTTTTTGCTGTAAAAGAAAAGTTCATGCGCAAGATTCCGGGGAGAATTGTCGGGCAAACAGTCGATCATCATGGCCGGCGTGGTTTTGTGCTCACACTGCAGGCACGTGAGCAGCATATCCGCAGAGAGAAGGCCACATCCAATATTTGTTCGAATCAGGCGCTGAATGCTTTGGCTGCTTCCGTTGCCATGACGGCACTTGGCAAGCAAGGAGTACAGGAAATGGCTTGGCAGAATGTCCAGAAAACCCAATACGCCAAGAGCCGAATCGCGCGCCTAGACGGTTATAAAGTCACCTTTGACGTGCCGGTTTTCAATGAGTTCGTCGTACAAGTTCCAACAAGCGTATCCGAGATGAATCGGGGTTTATTGAAACGCAAGATCGTCGGGGGCTATGATTTGGGACGCAATTATCCGGAGCTTGCCGGACACATGTTGTTGACAGTCACCGAAGCCTGCACAAAGGAAGAGATTGATTTACTTGTCAAAGGACTGGAGGAGATGGAAAGTGCTTGCAACCAACCAATCTGAAAAAGCACTGATTTTTGAATTCAGCAAGCCGGGGCGTGTGGCATACAGTTTACCGGATTGCGATGTTCCGGAAGTGGATGTGGAAGCAGTCTTTCCTTCAAAATATTTACGCCAGGCGCCTGCAGAGTTGCCGGAAGTTTCTGAACTGGATCTCATGCGCCACTATACGGAATTATCCAAGCGCAACCATGGGATCGATTCAGGTTTCTACCCGTTGGGTTCATGTACGATGAAATACAATCCGAAAATCAATGAAGATGTCGCGCGCTGCCCGGGATTTGCCAAAATCCACCCATATCAGTCTGAGGATACAATTCAGGGCGCATTGCAAGTCTTGTATGATTTGCAGACCGAGTTAGCTGAAATCACCGGGATGGATGCGATCAGCTTGCAGCCGGCTGCGGGAGCACAAGGCGAATGGACATCGCTGATGATGATCCGGGCTTACCACGAAAGCAGAGGCGAAAAGCGTACGAAAGTCATCATTCCTGATACCGCACATGGTACGAATCCGGCCAGTGCAACGGTTGCCGGACTGGATACGGTGACGATATCTTCCGATGAAAACGGAAATGTCAATTTGGATGAACTGCGCGAGGCGGTGGGTCCGGATACGGCTGCACTGATGCTGACAAATCCGAGTACGCTCGGTCTGTTCGAGGAAAATATTTTAGAGATTGCGGATATCGTCCATCAGGCAGGCGGCTTGCTGTACTATGACGGAGCCAATACCAACGCCATCTTGGGCATTGCTCGCCCTGGAGATATGGGCTTCGACGTTGTGCACTTGAATCTGCACAAGACGTTTACCGGCCCGCATGGAGGCGGCGGTCCCGGCTCCGGACCAATCGGCTGCAAGAAGGAACTGATTCCCTTCATGCCTCGACCACATGTTGTGAAGGTGGGTGACACATACCGTCTGGATGACGACAGACCGGAATCGATCGGCCGAGTGAAAGCCTTCTACGGAAATTTCGGAATCAACCTGCGTGCTTTCGTGTATATCCGTTCTAATGGTCCGGAGGGCTTGCTGCGCGTATCTCAAGAGGCCGTTCTGAATGCCAACTATATGATGAGAAAACTGGCTCCCTACTACGATTTGCCGTATGGCAGGATCTGTAAGCATGAATTCGTTCTCTCTGGTCGCCGCCAAAAGAAGCTAGGGGTTCGTACACTCGATATCGCCAAGCGGTTGCTGGATTTCGGTTACCACCCACCGACGATCTACTTTCCGCTCATTGTGGAGGAGTGCATGATGATCGAGCCGACAGAGACGGAATCCAAGGAAACTCTTGATCAATTCATCGATGTCATGATCCGGATTGCCCAAGAAATCGAAGAAAATCCTGCTGTCGTGCAAGAAGCGCCACATCATACCGTGATTACCCGATTGGATGAAGTGGCGGCAGCCCGCAAACCAATCTTGCGTTATAAATCTGACAAAGTTCAACAAAAAAGGGGTGAAGTATATGAGGTCTCCACGGCCTGAGGCCAAACCTGAATGGTTAAAAATTAAACTTCATACCAACGAACAGTTTAAGGAAATTAAGGGGATCATGCGCGGGAAAGAACTCCATACCGTATGTGAAGAAGCCAAGTGCCCCAACATTTATGAATGTTGGAGTAACCGGACGGCCACATTTATGATTTTGGGAAAGATATGTACCAGAGCATGCCGTTTCTGTGCCGTTACAACGGGGCTCCCTACCGAACTGGATCTGCAGGAACCAGAGAAAGTAGCTATGGCCACAAAACAGATGGGACTTACGCACGTTGTTGTGACATCGGTGGCTCGGGACGATTTGAATGATGGCGGTGCTTCCATTTTTGCCGAAACAATCCGTTTCATACGAAAATTAAATCCGTTTACAGGCGTTGAAGTACTCATACCTGATTTTGGCGGTTCGATCGATTCACTTGCAGTTGTACTGGAAGCAAAACCTGATATTCTCAACCATAACATTGAAACTGTGGAACGTCTATCTGATCACGTACGAGCAAAAGCGAAATATCGCCGTTCTTTGGAATTCCTCTAAAAAATATTATACACCCGAGGAATTCAAACACTTCAAAGAAATAGGTCTGGAAATAGGATTTTCTCACGTGGATTCAGGCCCTCTGGTGCGCAGTTCCTATCACGCACATGAACAGGTCAAACAAGCGGCAGCGGGAAGGTAATTATCGTTTGTAAGCCTTCCGGATTCATCCGGAAGGCTTATCCTGACCATGTCGGGGATTGGAGCGATTATTGGAACGGGAATCTTTGTATTAATACCACCATTGTTATTATTAAAGTCGCAGTTGTCCTCCTGTTTATTGCCGTAGGTGTAGGGTACTTGTTTCAAAAAAAATTTTCAAGAATGTTCTGTGAAGTTTTTTCTTCTGTTTATGGAAACATGGGGTAGTTTCCACCCATAAATGACTGAAATTACGCGCAGGGTAACTATACACCCGAAAAGGGCATAGAGTTCAAGTGGTTTTGTTGCCCATCCAAACCCAATTACGCATCCCGCCAGGAGTGCCCAAACGGCATAGATTTCGTCATAAAAGACGAGTGGTTTTTTAGTGGCTAAAATATCGCGAATTACCCCCCCGCCAATCCCAGTTAATACGGAAGCAATTAAAACAGCACTTAGAGGAAATCCTTTCGATTGTACATATAAGGCGCCTTGAACTGCGAACGCCCCCAATCCAATCGCATCAAATACCATCCAATATTTTTTAAATTTAAACCATACGCTGGGAAAAATGAAAACAGCAGTAATGGAAATCAAGGAAATTTTAATCAACCCAGATTCACTCCATAGAGAGGTAGGTAAAATCAAAAGCATATTCCGTACGATCCCACCACCAAAAGCCGTCACCAATCCAAATGCATAAATACCCCAAATATCGTATTTTCGCTCAATTGCAATGCTTGCACCACTCACAGCGAACGCAATGGTTCCAATAATGTTAAATACGTCCCAAGCCAAGTTAAAACTCCTTTCCCATGAAATAAAACAGACAGAAAATGGGCACAATACAGTACCAATTCTCTGTCTGTTTACCTGAGAGTTTAACACCTTGGGTGGCAAATATGCCTTTCCAGAGTTACGTCCGCTTGTGGTCCTTTTACCTGAGAGATTCCGCTTCTTACGCTTGCTCCTTCGGTGCTAAAACATGTTTTAGTCTCTCCCACAATCATCATCCGTACATTTTATTCTGTTTTAGTATTTTATCAGAATACGTATTTCGACAACAATTACAAAATTCCTTCTGTTATTTTATTTCATTTTTTTCAACCCATTCGATGTTAATATTATCCTAGTAAAGTTAATATAGTCCTTTTTGTTTTGAAATAATACGAGTATAATCACTTTTGTAAACGTATTCAAACGTAAATGATTCATAAATAAAAATTTAAATAGCGGAAACTCTTACTAGAGTACATTGTCATTTAAAATTTTTAAAGGAGTGTTTTGCCTTGTTATATCCAATTATCACAACGTCTCGGGGAGTCATCGATTTAAATGGAATTTGGAATTTTAAACTAGACACAGGAAAAGGGTTCGAAGAAAAGTGGTTTAAAACAAAACTAAAAGAAACTCAGAGTATGGCGATTCCATCTTCTTACAATGATGTGGGAGTAACAGCCGATATACGAAACCATGTCGGGTGGGTATGGTACGAACGAGAGTTTACAATGCCAAACCTGTTTGCTTCACAACGGATCGTCTTGCGATTTGGCTCAGCTACACATATGGCGAAGGTTTATGTGAATGGTGAGTTTGTTGTTGAACATAAAGGCGGGTTCACTCCGTTCGAAGCTGAAATCAATTCATTTTTAAAAACCGGAAGCAACCGGCTGACAGTGGCTGTGAATAATATTTTGGATGAAACTACACTGCCCGTTGGAAATTATACAGAAAGGGAAATTGAAGGTATAGGGAAAGTTATTCGCAATAGCCCGAATTTTGACTTCTTTAACTATGCGGGGATTCATCGACCTGTCAAGATCTACACAACACCACAAACGTATGTCGAAGATATTTCCGTTGTTACAGATATAGAAGGTACAGTGGGTATTGTCCATTATACTGTGAGCTTTACGGGCGATGCAAAAGTAAAAGCAACAGTTATGGATCAAGACGGTTCTGCCGTTGCAGAAGCAAATGGATTGAATGGTATGTGCCGAATTCAAGATGTAAAACTGTGGGAACCAATGAATGCATACTTATACACATTGAAAGTGGAACTTTTGCAAAACGGTGAAACAATCGATATCTATGAGCAGCCGTTTGGTGTACGAACCATTGAAGTAAAAGATGGAAAATTTCTTATTAACAATAAACCATTTTACTTTAAAGGGTTCGGCAAACATGAAGATTCACCGATACATGGCAGAGGATTTAACGAAGCTGGCAATGTCATGGACTTTAACCTGATGAAGTGGATTGGAGCCAATTCATTCCGTACCTCACACTACCCATATTCAGAAGAATTGATGCGGTTGGCAGACCGTGAAGGATTGGTTGTAATTGATGAAACGCCCGCGGTTGGCGTGCATTTGAATTTTGCTGCAACACTGTTTGGGCAAAAGGAAAGAAGAAATACATGGGAACATATTCAGACGTTTGAACATCATCGTGATGTGATTCAGGAACTAATCGCCCGTGATAAAAACCATCCCAGTGTGGTCATATGGTCAATCGCCAATGAAGCAGCTACGGAGGAAGAGGGAGCCTATGAGTACTTCAAGCCGCTTGTGGATCTTGCGAAGGAATGCGACCCGCAGAAAC
Above is a window of Fodinisporobacter ferrooxydans DNA encoding:
- the uidA gene encoding beta-glucuronidase, with protein sequence MLYPIITTSRGVIDLNGIWNFKLDTGKGFEEKWFKTKLKETQSMAIPSSYNDVGVTADIRNHVGWVWYEREFTMPNLFASQRIVLRFGSATHMAKVYVNGEFVVEHKGGFTPFEAEINSFLKTGSNRLTVAVNNILDETTLPVGNYTEREIEGIGKVIRNSPNFDFFNYAGIHRPVKIYTTPQTYVEDISVVTDIEGTVGIVHYTVSFTGDAKVKATVMDQDGSAVAEANGLNGMCRIQDVKLWEPMNAYLYTLKVELLQNGETIDIYEQPFGVRTIEVKDGKFLINNKPFYFKGFGKHEDSPIHGRGFNEAGNVMDFNLMKWIGANSFRTSHYPYSEELMRLADREGLVVIDETPAVGVHLNFAATLFGQKERRNTWEHIQTFEHHRDVIQELIARDKNHPSVVIWSIANEAATEEEGAYEYFKPLVDLAKECDPQKRPVTIVIHLWATPETDKVAELVDVLALNRYYGWYVEGGELAIAKVKLRAELDGWSKRCPGKPIVMTEYGADTVAGFHDIDPVMFTEEYQVAFLRANHEVFDEFDNFVGEQVWNFADFSTSQGVMRVQGNKKGVFTRERKPKYAAHELRRRWLGIPDFGYKRER